Proteins encoded within one genomic window of Methanolacinia paynteri:
- a CDS encoding TrmB family transcriptional regulator: protein MNPGKEKSGQLIEALKSLGLTKYEALVYIGLLQFEGASATEIHEISGVPRASVYPVLDKLSHKGLVIVSNSIPKRFEAVPPEEGIIKLKEDIELNAEYASSELQRIYISKMTPEKERQELIWTLSGHENIINKLKLSISDAKSKIQIVADRDFIKKQLEETLFGLEQKIQIEIITDQWPDEVPKGTIVRIIEDKLCECLETQYEMAGIYIIDSRKVMVIMSSPGNDPSALFSESNGFISFFTNYWKFVSYHLDKKRPVKCIQG, encoded by the coding sequence ATGAACCCAGGCAAAGAAAAATCAGGACAGTTGATAGAGGCCTTGAAATCACTGGGACTGACAAAATATGAGGCCCTGGTTTATATCGGCCTTCTTCAGTTCGAAGGTGCGAGTGCAACCGAGATACACGAGATCTCCGGAGTGCCAAGAGCATCGGTATATCCTGTCCTCGATAAACTCAGCCATAAAGGACTTGTAATAGTATCCAACAGCATACCAAAGAGATTTGAAGCAGTACCCCCGGAAGAGGGAATCATAAAACTGAAAGAAGATATTGAACTAAACGCCGAATACGCCAGTTCCGAACTTCAAAGGATCTATATAAGCAAGATGACTCCTGAAAAAGAGAGGCAGGAACTGATATGGACTCTGTCGGGCCACGAGAATATAATAAACAAGCTTAAATTATCAATAAGCGATGCAAAATCAAAAATACAAATAGTCGCAGACCGGGATTTTATCAAAAAACAGCTGGAAGAAACCCTGTTCGGGCTGGAACAGAAGATTCAGATCGAGATAATCACAGATCAATGGCCTGATGAGGTACCAAAAGGAACCATTGTCCGGATTATTGAGGATAAATTATGTGAATGCCTTGAGACCCAGTACGAGATGGCAGGGATATACATCATTGATTCCAGGAAAGTTATGGTTATAATGAGTTCGCCCGGAAACGATCCCTCGGCATTATTCTCTGAATCAAACGGATTTATATCATTCTTCACAAATTACTGGAAATTCGTTTCATATCACCTGGATAAAAAACGTCCTGTGAAATGTATACAGGGCTAA